A region of Ferruginibacter albus DNA encodes the following proteins:
- a CDS encoding MarR family winged helix-turn-helix transcriptional regulator, producing MPNNYFSNGELYAFMTGKASTAIARRLQKNFKQAGIDITIEQWSVLYHLWREDGLSQQQLCDCTFRDKPSITRLVDNLEKQKLVKRTLSKNDRRINKIFLTKEAQQLQEKTMTIAASTLGEALKNVKPQQIEIAKEVLQVVYENLR from the coding sequence ATGCCCAACAACTATTTTTCAAACGGAGAACTGTATGCTTTTATGACCGGTAAAGCATCCACTGCTATTGCCAGAAGGCTGCAGAAAAATTTTAAACAAGCCGGTATTGATATAACTATTGAACAATGGAGTGTTCTGTATCATTTATGGAGAGAAGATGGACTAAGTCAGCAACAATTATGTGACTGTACATTTAGAGATAAGCCCAGTATCACCAGGCTGGTAGATAATTTAGAAAAACAAAAATTGGTGAAACGAACACTTTCTAAAAATGACCGACGTATCAATAAAATATTTCTTACAAAAGAAGCGCAGCAATTGCAGGAAAAAACAATGACGATTGCAGCCTCAACATTAGGCGAAGCATTAAAAAATGTAAAACCTCAACAAATTGAAATAGCTAAAGAAGTATTACAGGTTGTATATGAGAACTTAAGATAA
- a CDS encoding glycosyltransferase, with protein MLAAILLITVIFFLGYAVLIGYYYKGWKQSKEVIITSTHFSASISVIIPARNEENNIKACLNAVLSQNYPAHLFEVIVVDDHSDDKTAEIVRSFNTIRLISLKDFTGNEKLNSYKKKAIETAIAQAQGDLIVTTDADCIPSKNWLSAIASFYEQKKSAFIAGPVCYFNSDKLNFIETFESLDFMSMQGITAASVNQKFHSMCNGANLAYEKKAFIEVGGFKGIDNIASGDDMLLMHKIYTRYPDRVDYLKSKDAIVETQPMSTLSAFFNQRIRWASKADKYDDKRIFWVLLFVYLFNCWFIILFIYSLFTIHYSLLLGSLITKTVIELVLMIPVTKFFSRQKLLWWFPIAQPFHILYIIIAGWLGKFGSYKWKDRKIK; from the coding sequence ATGTTAGCAGCTATTCTTCTTATTACAGTTATTTTTTTCTTAGGGTATGCAGTACTGATAGGCTATTATTACAAGGGTTGGAAACAATCAAAAGAAGTGATAATTACCAGTACACATTTTAGTGCATCCATTTCCGTTATTATACCTGCAAGAAATGAGGAAAATAATATTAAAGCTTGCCTCAACGCTGTTTTATCACAAAATTATCCCGCTCATTTATTTGAAGTAATTGTAGTAGATGATCATTCTGATGACAAGACCGCAGAGATAGTGCGATCATTCAATACTATACGACTGATATCATTAAAAGATTTTACAGGAAACGAAAAATTAAATTCTTATAAGAAAAAAGCGATCGAAACGGCTATCGCTCAAGCACAAGGTGATCTGATTGTAACAACTGATGCAGATTGCATTCCTTCAAAAAACTGGCTTTCTGCCATTGCATCGTTTTATGAACAAAAAAAATCAGCGTTTATAGCTGGGCCGGTTTGCTATTTCAATTCCGATAAACTAAATTTTATTGAAACCTTCGAGTCCCTCGATTTTATGAGTATGCAGGGAATAACTGCTGCATCTGTAAATCAAAAATTTCACAGTATGTGCAATGGTGCAAATCTGGCTTATGAAAAAAAAGCATTTATAGAAGTAGGCGGCTTTAAGGGAATTGACAATATTGCCAGCGGCGATGATATGCTTTTAATGCATAAAATTTATACCCGCTATCCAGACAGAGTAGATTATTTGAAATCGAAAGATGCTATTGTTGAAACACAACCCATGAGCACATTATCGGCTTTTTTTAACCAACGCATACGCTGGGCAAGCAAGGCAGATAAATATGATGATAAAAGAATTTTTTGGGTATTGTTGTTTGTGTATTTATTTAATTGCTGGTTTATTATATTATTCATCTATTCACTATTCACCATCCATTATTCACTATTACTTGGTTCATTAATTACAAAAACCGTTATTGAATTAGTGCTAATGATTCCAGTAACAAAGTTTTTTTCTCGCCAAAAACTATTGTGGTGGTTTCCAATAGCTCAACCTTTTCACATCCTGTATATAATCATTGCAGGTTGGCTCGGCAAATTCGGTAGCTATAAATGGAAAGACAGAAAAATAAAATAG
- a CDS encoding DUF2490 domain-containing protein, translating into MRKILLAVLLLAATHTFAQQSKFGNWLIYFGNGKISDKWSIWTEAQYRSYNIIDDREQLLLRTAAMYNITPDVSVAQGYAFVSGRVYNAGGKVTHTTEHRLYQQVLLKQKINRVSISHRYRIEERFLASRFRMRFRYFLSANVPINKKKMGKGAVYFSAYNEIFLHADKPVFDRNRLYGGLGYVFSNRFRMEAGAMTQIQENTSRGQFNLIAFHNFDL; encoded by the coding sequence ATGAGAAAAATACTTTTAGCTGTATTACTTCTTGCTGCAACACATACGTTCGCACAACAATCAAAATTTGGCAACTGGCTTATTTATTTCGGTAATGGGAAAATAAGTGATAAATGGAGTATCTGGACGGAAGCTCAATACCGTAGCTATAATATTATTGACGACAGAGAACAATTATTGCTTCGTACTGCAGCTATGTATAATATAACACCTGATGTAAGTGTTGCACAAGGGTATGCTTTTGTTTCAGGCAGAGTGTATAATGCAGGAGGCAAAGTAACTCATACAACAGAACATCGTTTGTATCAACAAGTGTTGTTAAAGCAAAAAATAAATCGTGTAAGCATATCACATCGTTATCGTATTGAAGAACGTTTTTTAGCAAGCAGGTTTCGTATGCGGTTCCGTTATTTTTTATCGGCAAATGTTCCGATAAATAAAAAGAAAATGGGAAAGGGGGCTGTTTATTTTTCTGCTTACAACGAAATTTTTTTACACGCAGATAAACCGGTGTTTGACAGGAATCGCTTGTACGGTGGATTGGGTTATGTATTCAGTAATAGATTTAGAATGGAAGCGGGAGCAATGACACAAATACAGGAAAATACTTCACGAGGTCAATTTAACCTGATTGCTTTTCACAATTTTGATTTGTAA
- a CDS encoding ABC transporter permease, whose translation MSSILLLPGLWKRLKKNKGALFGLIIIIVAVLMAIFAYYLAPDSSPNADLQTVEIQAKKPGYQQLFLKIPDIRNNNANWFQYLLSGRQNQYRLIPITAYTIKGDIITVNKYVDEDTTVLQTYSVNQLTNHHPEKLNQENIITKKYWLGTDKFGRDILSRLIIGTRISLAVGLIAVLISLTIGIILGAFAGYYRGWIDEIIMWLVNVTWSIPTLLFVFAITLALGKGFWQIFIAVGLTMWVSVARLVRGQVIAVKELEYVQAAKVLGLNDVRIIVKHILPNILGPVMVIAAGNFATAIIIEAGLSFLGIGIQPPQPSWGLMIKENYNFIITHNPLLALIPGFAIMLLVLAFNLLGNGLRDALDVRA comes from the coding sequence ATGTCTTCGATTTTATTATTACCGGGATTATGGAAGCGCCTGAAAAAAAACAAAGGAGCTTTATTTGGTTTAATAATAATTATAGTTGCCGTATTGATGGCAATATTCGCTTATTACCTGGCTCCTGATTCTTCTCCTAACGCAGATCTGCAAACAGTAGAAATACAAGCCAAAAAACCAGGCTATCAGCAACTTTTCTTAAAAATTCCAGATATAAGAAATAACAATGCTAATTGGTTTCAATATTTATTATCCGGCAGACAAAACCAATACAGGTTAATTCCAATAACCGCTTATACTATTAAAGGAGATATAATAACTGTAAATAAATATGTTGATGAAGACACAACAGTTTTACAAACCTATTCTGTTAATCAACTCACTAATCATCATCCTGAAAAATTAAATCAAGAAAATATAATTACTAAAAAATATTGGTTAGGTACAGATAAATTTGGTCGTGATATTTTAAGCAGGCTAATTATTGGTACAAGAATAAGTTTGGCCGTGGGTTTAATTGCTGTACTTATTTCTCTTACTATCGGAATTATTTTAGGCGCTTTCGCCGGGTACTACCGTGGATGGATAGACGAAATTATCATGTGGCTGGTAAATGTAACCTGGAGTATACCAACTTTATTATTTGTATTTGCTATTACGCTGGCTTTAGGCAAGGGCTTCTGGCAAATATTTATTGCTGTTGGACTAACCATGTGGGTGAGTGTTGCACGTTTAGTACGTGGGCAGGTAATTGCTGTTAAAGAATTGGAATATGTTCAGGCAGCAAAAGTATTAGGCTTAAATGATGTTAGAATTATTGTAAAACATATCCTTCCTAATATACTAGGACCTGTAATGGTTATCGCAGCTGGAAATTTTGCAACAGCTATAATTATTGAAGCGGGACTGAGCTTTTTAGGCATCGGTATTCAGCCGCCACAACCTAGCTGGGGATTAATGATAAAAGAGAATTATAATTTCATTATTACGCACAATCCTTTGCTGGCACTTATTCCGGGATTTGCTATCATGTTACTAGTACTGGCGTTCAATTTGTTAGGGAATGGATTGAGAGATGCGTTGGACGTGCGGGCTTAA
- a CDS encoding Lrp/AsnC ligand binding domain-containing protein, whose amino-acid sequence MASKLNLDKLDLQIIHEMMETAEISYADLGKKLFVSGGTIHVRIKKLQEFGIVKGTKLNVDLKQLGYDITAFVGIYLEKSSLYDSVAKDLQSIPEIVRLNYITGNYSMFIEIVCKDITQLRYVLHDALQKIKGIERTETFISLEESFYRNVQVAPKED is encoded by the coding sequence ATGGCATCAAAATTAAATCTCGACAAACTGGATCTACAGATCATTCATGAAATGATGGAAACTGCGGAAATATCCTACGCTGATTTGGGGAAGAAGTTATTTGTCAGCGGTGGAACGATTCATGTACGCATTAAAAAACTTCAGGAATTCGGTATTGTTAAAGGTACAAAACTCAATGTAGATCTCAAACAATTAGGGTATGATATTACTGCATTTGTTGGTATTTATTTAGAAAAAAGCTCCTTGTATGATTCTGTTGCCAAGGATTTGCAAAGCATTCCGGAAATTGTTCGTCTTAATTATATAACAGGTAACTATAGTATGTTCATTGAAATTGTCTGCAAGGATATTACTCAATTGCGTTACGTGTTACATGATGCCTTACAAAAAATAAAAGGGATTGAACGCACCGAAACTTTTATTTCGTTGGAAGAAAGCTTTTACAGAAATGTTCAGGTAGCGCCAAAAGAAGATTAA
- a CDS encoding metallophosphoesterase yields the protein MRQVFAIGDIHGGLKALQELLAVMPLQKEDTIIFLGDYVDGWSEASGVIDFLMELESKQSCIFIKGNHDVWCLEWLQTGTVNELWFSSGGEATIKSYAGITKTKKKQHINFLERLRDYYVDDDNKLFIHAGFSSLRGPQHERYPANYTWDRTLWEMAIAMDKSLPVSSPFFPKRLQLFNEIYIGHTPTVKYKIDVPIQAYNVWNIDTGAAFKGKLSAINVQSKQFWQSKPVFSFYPNEHGRYI from the coding sequence ATGAGACAAGTATTTGCTATTGGTGATATTCATGGTGGATTAAAAGCATTGCAGGAACTTTTGGCTGTTATGCCTTTACAAAAAGAAGATACCATTATTTTTTTAGGAGATTATGTAGATGGCTGGAGCGAAGCTTCAGGCGTAATTGATTTTTTAATGGAGTTGGAATCAAAACAGTCCTGCATATTCATTAAAGGCAATCATGATGTATGGTGCCTGGAATGGTTGCAAACAGGAACTGTAAATGAGCTTTGGTTTTCGAGTGGGGGTGAAGCAACTATAAAAAGTTATGCTGGGATAACGAAAACAAAAAAGAAACAACATATTAATTTCTTGGAACGCTTACGGGATTATTATGTAGATGATGATAATAAGTTGTTCATACATGCAGGGTTTTCCTCGTTAAGAGGTCCGCAGCATGAGCGGTATCCGGCTAATTATACATGGGATAGAACACTTTGGGAAATGGCGATCGCTATGGATAAAAGCTTGCCGGTCAGTTCTCCTTTTTTTCCTAAACGGTTACAGCTTTTTAACGAGATATATATTGGACACACGCCTACGGTGAAGTATAAAATAGATGTTCCTATACAGGCGTATAATGTTTGGAATATTGATACCGGCGCCGCTTTTAAAGGAAAGCTTTCGGCAATCAATGTTCAGTCAAAACAATTTTGGCAAAGCAAGCCTGTGTTTAGTTTTTATCCAAATGAACATGGCAGGTATATCTAG
- the trmB gene encoding tRNA (guanosine(46)-N7)-methyltransferase TrmB — MGQKKLLRFAAIKTFANVLEYPEGMQGQWNTFFKNDHPIVLELACGRGEYTVNLAKLYTDKNFIGIDIKGNRIYIGAKKCLDENITNAAFVRTQIEKLPDYFSVNEVDEIWITFPDPQLRTSRAKKRLTHPRFLRLYKKLLKPDGFIHLKTDSPDLYNFTKLVIELYQLILIDDCDDVYAKSNNEELKIKTHYEGLDIAQSDKIFYLKFKLPEIIIDKDEALTQLLQHEQSKIEG; from the coding sequence ATGGGTCAAAAAAAACTGCTGCGTTTTGCCGCAATAAAAACTTTTGCCAATGTTTTGGAATATCCTGAAGGAATGCAGGGACAATGGAATACTTTTTTTAAAAATGATCATCCTATTGTATTGGAGTTGGCTTGTGGCAGAGGAGAATATACCGTTAACCTTGCGAAATTATATACTGATAAAAACTTTATTGGCATAGATATCAAAGGAAACCGTATTTATATTGGTGCAAAAAAATGTTTGGATGAAAATATTACCAACGCTGCTTTTGTACGTACGCAAATAGAAAAATTACCGGATTATTTTTCGGTGAATGAAGTAGATGAAATATGGATAACTTTTCCTGATCCGCAATTAAGAACTTCCCGTGCAAAAAAACGCTTGACCCACCCACGCTTTTTACGTTTATATAAAAAACTTTTAAAGCCGGATGGCTTTATTCATTTAAAAACAGATTCTCCCGATCTGTATAATTTTACGAAGTTGGTAATAGAATTGTATCAATTAATATTAATTGATGATTGCGATGATGTATATGCAAAAAGCAATAATGAAGAATTAAAAATCAAAACTCATTATGAAGGATTGGACATTGCACAAAGCGATAAAATATTTTATCTTAAATTTAAATTGCCTGAGATCATTATTGATAAAGATGAAGCATTAACACAGTTATTACAGCATGAGCAAAGTAAAATTGAAGGATAA
- a CDS encoding MGMT family protein encodes MSKVKLKDKKTPIKKAIDLPVEGKAKEYSFFKDVYDVVRQIPKGRVTSYGAIATYLGTKLSARMVGWAMNAAGFAKPKVPAHRVVNRNGMLTGKHHFATPTLMEELLKKEKIEVKKDTVVKFKELFWDPATELSI; translated from the coding sequence ATGAGCAAAGTAAAATTGAAGGATAAAAAAACACCGATCAAAAAAGCCATTGATCTTCCTGTTGAAGGGAAGGCAAAAGAATATTCTTTTTTTAAAGATGTATATGATGTAGTACGTCAAATTCCCAAAGGGAGGGTAACCTCATATGGTGCTATTGCTACTTATCTTGGAACAAAATTATCTGCCCGCATGGTAGGCTGGGCAATGAATGCAGCAGGTTTTGCCAAACCAAAAGTTCCTGCTCACCGGGTAGTTAACCGTAATGGAATGTTAACAGGTAAGCATCATTTTGCTACACCAACACTAATGGAAGAATTATTGAAAAAAGAAAAAATTGAAGTAAAGAAGGATACTGTTGTAAAATTTAAAGAACTGTTTTGGGATCCTGCAACAGAATTATCTATATAA
- a CDS encoding polysaccharide deacetylase family protein — protein MNQGSEAEQAASIIFKNIFITVVLSACHYRENETTTTVHPIKISHEDTTVKVAVKPAPKKKKRKTLYLTFDDGPNKGTRKVMHIAEKEQIPITMFIIGEHVYASREQTTTFDSLVQCKMIELENHSFSHAFNNRYVKFYTCSDSAVKDFIRCADSLHLTDKIVRTPGRNIWRTENITATDIKASTATADSLRSKGFTAIGWDLEWHFDKNLKLESTSDEVLQQIDSVFAKGKTKTPDQLVLLAHDQVYADADDSSQLSDLVKKLKAKDEYDFDIISNYPGLK, from the coding sequence ATGAACCAAGGTTCCGAAGCTGAGCAGGCCGCTTCAATCATCTTCAAAAACATTTTTATTACTGTTGTTCTTTCTGCCTGTCACTATCGTGAGAATGAAACAACTACTACAGTTCATCCAATTAAAATTTCACACGAAGACACTACTGTAAAAGTTGCTGTTAAGCCTGCGCCTAAAAAGAAAAAGCGCAAAACGCTGTACTTAACGTTTGACGATGGACCTAACAAAGGCACCCGTAAAGTGATGCATATTGCAGAGAAGGAGCAAATTCCTATTACCATGTTCATTATTGGCGAACATGTATATGCAAGCAGGGAACAAACAACTACTTTTGACAGTCTTGTTCAATGTAAAATGATTGAATTGGAGAATCATAGTTTCTCTCATGCCTTCAACAATCGGTATGTAAAATTTTATACTTGCAGTGATTCTGCTGTTAAGGATTTTATCCGATGTGCCGATAGTCTTCATTTAACCGATAAAATAGTACGAACTCCCGGTAGAAATATCTGGCGAACAGAAAACATTACTGCTACCGATATTAAAGCAAGTACTGCAACTGCGGATAGTTTGCGAAGCAAAGGTTTTACTGCAATTGGATGGGACCTTGAATGGCACTTTGATAAGAACTTAAAGCTTGAAAGTACCAGCGATGAAGTTTTACAACAAATAGATAGTGTATTTGCAAAGGGTAAAACCAAAACTCCCGATCAGTTGGTATTATTGGCGCACGACCAGGTTTACGCAGATGCAGATGACTCTTCTCAATTAAGCGACCTGGTGAAAAAATTAAAAGCAAAAGATGAATATGATTTTGATATCATTTCTAATTATCCGGGATTGAAGTAA